A region of the Deltaproteobacteria bacterium HGW-Deltaproteobacteria-6 genome:
TTCCCGGATGACAAAATCCATCGCCGGGTCGCCGGGTCCCTGAATCTTGGGTCGTATGCCGCTCATGTCCGGGGTCAGAGCATCCAGGGAAACACCGGGAAGATATCTTTGGATCGACTCGTGAAAAGCTGTTTTCAGGCCTTCATCCACGGCATAGTCGAACGCCCTGTCATCGGACAAATAGCGGCTGTCAGGACCGAAGCGCACACGCCCGGAAAGATCAAGTGTTGCGTGGATACCGAGGCCAACGTTATTTTTCACGGGAACAGGGTAGATGAGATGATGAATCCGGGGTGATGGCGCCGCTGTGAAATAATTCCCTTTACAGGGCTTTAACCGGTAGCCCGCCGCATCAATGTCTATGCCGGTAAGAGCGGCAATAAGATCGGCGGAAAGTCCGGCGCTGTTGATAAGAGTTTTTGTGCTGATGCGGTACTCGCCGTTATTAATCTCCAAATCCCAGACGGACCCGTCGAAATGAATGGCCGTCACTTCCGACCGATAGGTAATGATGGCCTCTTTTTTCCCGGCGCTTGCCAGCAGTGTTTGCATCAGCCGATGTGTGTCAATGATCCCGGTATCGGGAGAGAACAGAGCCGCCACGGCATTCACTTCCGGCTCTTTGGATTTGAGTTGCACCCGTCCCAGAAGCTCAAGTTTTTCGACACCATTATCATGTGCCGTTATTTTGATTCGTTCCAGATCGGCACATTCCGCTTCGTTGGTCGCCACGATCAGCTTGCCAATCCGCCGATGAGGAACATGATGCTTTTCACACCAGCTGTAAAGAAGACGGTTGCCTTGAAGGCAAAGGTGGCTTTTCAGGAATTCTTTCGGGTAATAGATCCCCGCATGAATAACTTCACTGTTGCGGGAACTTGTTTCCTGGCCGAAGGAATTGTTTTTTTCCAGGACGACAACCTGACGGTTTCTTACCGCCACGGCTTCGGCAATCGCCAAGCCGACAACTCCTGCGCCAACGATGACAATATCAACTGTTTCGTTCATCTGCATCAATGTTTCATCTTCGATTAGGGTGCGTTTTCAATCAATCCCTGAATTTGATCGCCGCTGGGATGTTCATTCATAAGTTTTTTAATCGTCAAGACTGAAAGGAAAGATCCTGGATTTTGAAGAATTGTTACTTTTCAAGTTGTCTTTTGCTTTCCCTAACCCTGCGTTATACAGCTCCGCCCTCTGAGTTACGCATGGGCTGCCTACACAGGGTTGAACAACATTCTATTTATGGTGCTTCCAATGCACGATGACCATGTTCAAAAGCAACTTCCAGACTATTTCACCGGAAATTGCTTTGAATTAACTTCCTGCTCCAACTGCCGGATTTCTTCCTCCAGCCTTTCATATTCTGCCAGTTTCAACTTTAGAAAGCGATAAGTGATCTTTGCTTTTTCTTCGATGCCCCTTGGCGTCAGGTAATACAGGTATGCAATTTTATTATTGGAGTTTTTAAAATTATTTGCTTTGACAAAACCCTTTTCAATCATAGCCTTCATTAAAAAATTGATTTTGCCGAGACTTAAGCCCAGGTGAGACGACAGCTCACGCTGTGTCATTTGCGGATTCGTATCGATGACCCGCATAAGCATGAGAGACTCTTCCGTATCTATTTTTAATCTCTGATTCATAGTCATGTCCGTCGTGTTCATCACTTGAACACAGCGGACATTATCAAATTATATCACAATGTCAAGGGATAAAAGCGCAACACAATCAGGAGAAATGCCGGTTCCTATTCCGCATCCTTCATTTAAAATATTCCGCCTTTTTGAAGGATACACCATCGCGGTCTTTTGTCGAGAGTACCGGCTGTTGTTCCAACGGCCATTGGATAGCCAGATCCGGGTCGTTCCAGATAATCGTGCGTTCGTATCGGGGCGCCCAGTAGTCTGTCGTTTTATAGAGAAATTCGGCAAAGTCGGTTAACACCAGAAATCCATGGGCAAAGCCTTCGGGGATCCACAGCTGGCGGTGATTATCTTCGGAAAGCTCAGTGCTTACCCACCGGCCAAAGTCCGGCGATGACCGGCGAATATCCACCGCGACATCGAACACTTTACCCCTGACAACGCGCACCAGTTTGCCCTGGGGTTGCTGAATCTGGTAGTGCAGACCTCGCAGTACATGGCGTTCAGAACGGGAATGATTGTCCTGAACAAAAGTCGTCCGCAGACCGGTTTTCTCCTGCCAATCTTTCTGGTTGAAGCTTTCAAAGAAAAATCCCCTCGCGTCGCCGAAGACACGCGGTTCTATAATGAGGACATCGGGAAGATCGGTCTTAATAATATTCATGGTACGATTTTTCCTTCAGGATTCTTTCCAGATAATCCCGATAAGACGATTTGGGTGTTTCTTCTATCACCTGTTTCATCTTCTTCTTATCCACAAATCCCATGCGAAAAGCGATTTCTTCCAGGCAGGCAATTTTCAATCCCTGCCGCGCCTCCAGAGTTCCGATAAAATGACTGGCCTCTAAAAGGCTGGTGTGCGTGCCTGTATCCAGCCAGGCAATGCCGCGTCCCAGGGGAACCACGTGCAGGCCGCCGCGCCGCAAATATTCCATATTGACATCCGTGATTTCCAATTCACCGCGCGCCGACGGCTTCATGGTTTTGGCGATCTGCGTGATGCTTTGATCATAAAGATACAATCCGGGCACGGCGTAATTGGACTTGGGTTTCGCCGGTTTCTCTTCAATGCTGATGGCTTTCCCCACCGGGTCAAATTCCACAACGCCATAGCGTTCCGGGTCGTTGACGTAATAGCCGAAAATGACCGCGCCGTTTTGAAATTCTTTGACGATTTTATGAAGTCCCAGATTGCCGTAAAAGATATTGTCTCCCAGGATCAGACAAACGGCATCTCCGGCAATAAAGTCTTCACCGACCAGAAACGCCTGGGCAATCCCCTTGGGCTCCGGTTGCACTTTATAAGAGAGCTTGATACCCCAGCGGCTGCCGTCGCCCAGCAGGGCTTCAAAGCGGGGCGTATCCTGCGGCGTGGAAATAATCAGAATTTCACGAATCCCCGCCATCATGAGCGTGGACAGAGGATAGTAAATCATCGGTTTATCATAAACCGGCTGTAATTGTTTGCTGGCCACCAGCGTCAGCGGATAAAGTCTGCTGCCCGCGCCGCCGGCCAGAATGATGCCTTTTTGAATGCCTGTCATCGATTAATCCTTCCCGTACATTTTTTCATAATACTCGCGGTAGCTGCCGTCGGTCACGGAGGCAATCCAGTCTTGATGATCCAGATACCATTCAACGGTCTTGCGCATCCCGTCCTTAAAATTTACCCGGGGATTCCATCCGAGCTGCGTGCGGATCTTTGTGGCGTCAATGGCGTAGCGGCGATCATGTCCGGCGCGGTCTTTGACGTAGGTAACCAGCGTTCTTCTGTTCTTGCCGCCGGACAATAGGCCGACTTTTTCATCCAGAAGATCACAGATCGTGTGGACGATTTCAATGTTTTGTTTTTCGCTGTTTCCGCCGATGTTGTAAGTTTCGCCAGCCAGCCCGCGGGCAATGACGGTTAGAATCGCCTCACAATGATCAGCAACATAGAGCCAATCCCGGACATTTTTGCCGTCGCCGTAAACCGGCAAAGACTTCCCCTGCAGGGCGTTGTTGATGATCAGCGGGATGAGCTTTTCCGGAAACTGGTAGGGTCCGTAATTGTTGGAACAATTGGTAATCAGCGTCGGCAGGCCATAGGTATGAAAATACGCACTGACCAGATGGTCGGAAGATGCCTTGCTGGCGGAATAAGGCGACCGGGGATCATAGGGGGTGGTCTCCTGAAAAGCGCCGGTGTCGCCAAGAGATCCGTAAACCTCATCGGTGCTGACATGCAGAAATCGACAGCCCTTGTCCGACGGGTTGCCCGAAGAATCGGAGAGCCATGAGTCGCGCGCCGCTTCCAGAAGGTTGAAGGTTCCCATAATATTGGTCTGTACAAATTCAGCCGGTCCGGTAATGCTGCGATCCACATGAGACTCAGCGGCAAAATGAATGACGGTATCGATCTGTTCGTCGGCAAAGATTTTTCTGACCAAAGCGGCATCGCCGATATCGCCCTTCACAAAGCGATACCGCGGACTCCTTTCAATATCCGTCAAATTGCCGGGATTGCCGGCGTAAGTCAGCTTGTCCAGATTGGTCAGGTGACAATCGGGATAATGCTCCAGCATGTGGCGGACAAAATTTGATCCGATAAAACCGCATCCGCCTGTTATCAGTACTCGCTTCACTATCAACCTCCTGTATCTTTAAAGAACGCTATCGTTTTCCTGCGGTGCAAACTCAGGCACAATTTCCTTGAGTTTTGCTTTAATGCTTTTTGCGTCGTGACGCTCCGCCATCTTCACCAGTTCATCGATTTCACGATAAAGATTTTCTTTAGCGTCATCGGGATTCGCCGCACCGCTGAAGAGGCTGTCTGAACGCAAAACCATGACTTTTTTATGCCCGGTAGGCAGAATATCTTCCCCCTCCGTAATCAGCTCTTCATATAACTTTTCACCTTCCCGCAAACCGGTAAAAACAATTTTAATGTCCACATCCGGTTCTTTACCCGAAAGACGAATTAGATCCCGTGCCATATCGATGATTTTGACGGGGGTTCCCATTTTTAGAATGAAGATTTCACCGCCCTCCCCCATCGTACCGGCCTGCAGGATCATTTGCGACGCTTCGGGAATGGTCATGAAGAAACGGTTTACTTCCGGATGCGTGACGGTGACCGGCCCGCCCTGTTCGATCTGACGGCGGAAAAAAGGAATTACGGACCCGGACGAACCAACCACATTGCCGAATCTTACCGCCATAAACCGGGTGCCATTTCCCTTTTGGCATTGCATAATCAATTCCGTCACCCGCTTACTGGCGCCCATGACGTTCGTCGGGCGAACGGCTTTATCGGTCGAAACCAATACAAATCGATCCACGTGGTGCCGCACAGCCGTCTCCATAATCACACGGCTCCCGATAATATTATTATAAACGGCCTGCCAGGGATTTTTCTCCATCATGGGCACATGCTTATAGGCCGCCGCGTGAAATACAACATCGGGTTTGTACTTCTCAAAAACAGTATTCATCAAAACTTCGTCCTGCACCTGTCCCAAAACGGCTTCACAGCGGCGGCAGTAATTTTCGTTTTGCATTTCCATCTGAATGCTGAAAAGACTGGACTCACTGGAGTCAATCAAAATCAGATTGCGGGGCTGATATTTGACCACCTGCCGGCAAAGCTCGGAACCGATGGAGCCGCCGCAGCCGGTAATCAAAATGATTTTGCCGTCAAGATAGCTGCGGATGCCTTCAGTATCAAGTTGGACGGGCGACCGTCCCAGCAGATCCTCGTAGCTGATATCCCTGAGAAACTTCACGCTGACCCGACCGTCAATCAGATCACCGATACCGGGCAATATTTTATAAGAGGTATTGCTTTGTTGGCAGGATTCCACAATCCGCCTGATTTTATCGCCGCTGGCGGACGGAATAGCGATAAGGATTTGCTGGATGTCTTCTTTCTCAATGATGGCGGACAGATGGTCTAACGTCCCCAATACCCGTATCCCGTGAATGGTCCGCCCCTGCTTTGCAGCATCGTCGTCAATAAAGCCGACTACTTCATAATTAAGGTTGTAATTTTCGATGATCTCGCGCAATATCTTTTCACCGGCCTGTCCGGCACCGATGATTAGTACTTTTGTCATTCGGGTGTGAGCCGGTGGATGGACATTTGCGTTCGGGCTCATCAGGACGGCATAGAAAGATCGGATCGCCATTCGGACCCCGCCGGTCAACATGAAGGTGATAATACCATCAGCGATAAAAACGCCGCGGGAATATCCCTGAAATCCTTTGGCAATCAGAATAATCAACATGATCAGCATCGTTGACAAGAGACAAGCCTTGGCTAAAAGCCAGAAATCCCTCACGCCGGTGAAACGCCACATACCACGATAAAGCCCACCCAAAAGGAAGACAACAAGTTTTAGAGGGACTATCCAGAGAATCAGACCATAGATTTGCCGGGTGTAAACATTGTCAAAAGAAAATTCAAAGCGAATCAAATAGGACAAACAAAGAGCAACAATGAAAAGCAGAATATCCGAAAATATCATTAAGTAAA
Encoded here:
- the rfbA gene encoding glucose-1-phosphate thymidylyltransferase — encoded protein: MTGIQKGIILAGGAGSRLYPLTLVASKQLQPVYDKPMIYYPLSTLMMAGIREILIISTPQDTPRFEALLGDGSRWGIKLSYKVQPEPKGIAQAFLVGEDFIAGDAVCLILGDNIFYGNLGLHKIVKEFQNGAVIFGYYVNDPERYGVVEFDPVGKAISIEEKPAKPKSNYAVPGLYLYDQSITQIAKTMKPSARGELEITDVNMEYLRRGGLHVVPLGRGIAWLDTGTHTSLLEASHFIGTLEARQGLKIACLEEIAFRMGFVDKKKMKQVIEETPKSSYRDYLERILKEKSYHEYY
- a CDS encoding NAD(P)/FAD-dependent oxidoreductase — translated: MQMNETVDIVIVGAGVVGLAIAEAVAVRNRQVVVLEKNNSFGQETSSRNSEVIHAGIYYPKEFLKSHLCLQGNRLLYSWCEKHHVPHRRIGKLIVATNEAECADLERIKITAHDNGVEKLELLGRVQLKSKEPEVNAVAALFSPDTGIIDTHRLMQTLLASAGKKEAIITYRSEVTAIHFDGSVWDLEINNGEYRISTKTLINSAGLSADLIAALTGIDIDAAGYRLKPCKGNYFTAAPSPRIHHLIYPVPVKNNVGLGIHATLDLSGRVRFGPDSRYLSDDRAFDYAVDEGLKTAFHESIQRYLPGVSLDALTPDMSGIRPKIQGPGDPAMDFVIREESDCGMHGLINLIGIESPGMTSCLAIGKHVGELIS
- the rfbC gene encoding dTDP-4-dehydrorhamnose 3,5-epimerase; this translates as MNIIKTDLPDVLIIEPRVFGDARGFFFESFNQKDWQEKTGLRTTFVQDNHSRSERHVLRGLHYQIQQPQGKLVRVVRGKVFDVAVDIRRSSPDFGRWVSTELSEDNHRQLWIPEGFAHGFLVLTDFAEFLYKTTDYWAPRYERTIIWNDPDLAIQWPLEQQPVLSTKDRDGVSFKKAEYFK
- the rfbB gene encoding dTDP-glucose 4,6-dehydratase, which gives rise to MKRVLITGGCGFIGSNFVRHMLEHYPDCHLTNLDKLTYAGNPGNLTDIERSPRYRFVKGDIGDAALVRKIFADEQIDTVIHFAAESHVDRSITGPAEFVQTNIMGTFNLLEAARDSWLSDSSGNPSDKGCRFLHVSTDEVYGSLGDTGAFQETTPYDPRSPYSASKASSDHLVSAYFHTYGLPTLITNCSNNYGPYQFPEKLIPLIINNALQGKSLPVYGDGKNVRDWLYVADHCEAILTVIARGLAGETYNIGGNSEKQNIEIVHTICDLLDEKVGLLSGGKNRRTLVTYVKDRAGHDRRYAIDATKIRTQLGWNPRVNFKDGMRKTVEWYLDHQDWIASVTDGSYREYYEKMYGKD
- a CDS encoding polysaccharide biosynthesis protein, whose translation is MNPQLKNPKFYLMIFSDILLFIVALCLSYLIRFEFSFDNVYTRQIYGLILWIVPLKLVVFLLGGLYRGMWRFTGVRDFWLLAKACLLSTMLIMLIILIAKGFQGYSRGVFIADGIITFMLTGGVRMAIRSFYAVLMSPNANVHPPAHTRMTKVLIIGAGQAGEKILREIIENYNLNYEVVGFIDDDAAKQGRTIHGIRVLGTLDHLSAIIEKEDIQQILIAIPSASGDKIRRIVESCQQSNTSYKILPGIGDLIDGRVSVKFLRDISYEDLLGRSPVQLDTEGIRSYLDGKIILITGCGGSIGSELCRQVVKYQPRNLILIDSSESSLFSIQMEMQNENYCRRCEAVLGQVQDEVLMNTVFEKYKPDVVFHAAAYKHVPMMEKNPWQAVYNNIIGSRVIMETAVRHHVDRFVLVSTDKAVRPTNVMGASKRVTELIMQCQKGNGTRFMAVRFGNVVGSSGSVIPFFRRQIEQGGPVTVTHPEVNRFFMTIPEASQMILQAGTMGEGGEIFILKMGTPVKIIDMARDLIRLSGKEPDVDIKIVFTGLREGEKLYEELITEGEDILPTGHKKVMVLRSDSLFSGAANPDDAKENLYREIDELVKMAERHDAKSIKAKLKEIVPEFAPQENDSVL
- a CDS encoding MarR family EPS-associated transcriptional regulator — its product is MLMRVIDTNPQMTQRELSSHLGLSLGKINFLMKAMIEKGFVKANNFKNSNNKIAYLYYLTPRGIEEKAKITYRFLKLKLAEYERLEEEIRQLEQEVNSKQFPVK